The following proteins come from a genomic window of Geomonas sp. RF6:
- a CDS encoding 4Fe-4S dicluster domain-containing protein → MSHHTVQSGYRDLVLRLNKFPQGAPPSRLLYDILSLLFSEEEASLLSRLPVRPFSAAKAAGVWGKPEAEAQKILEGLASRGHLLDLEQDGVMLYLLPPPMAGFFEFSLMRVRRNIDQKRLSELFYQYLNVEEDFIKALFCGGETQIGRVFVNEEALPERHSSRVLDYERASEVIGSASAIAVGMCYCRHKMSHVGKGCDAPLDICMTLNGAAESLIRHGSARQVDAVEGLDLLQDARDRNLVQCGDNVQDRVNFICHCCSCCCEALLAVRRLAIPSALYSTNFLPVLSPGNCTGCGACVSLCPVAALSPESGTEGGKPRCDEKVCLGCGVCVRSCPREGLALEPRAQRVITPVNSAHRVVLMAIERGTLQHLIFDNQAHLSHRVMAAVLGAILKLSPVKQALAARQLKSRYLARLLANVEVATFSD, encoded by the coding sequence ATGTCCCATCACACCGTCCAGAGCGGCTACCGCGACCTCGTCCTGCGGCTGAACAAGTTCCCCCAGGGGGCACCCCCCTCCCGGCTCCTCTACGATATCCTGTCGCTGCTCTTCAGCGAGGAGGAGGCCTCCCTCCTCTCCCGACTCCCCGTACGCCCCTTCAGCGCCGCGAAGGCTGCTGGCGTCTGGGGGAAGCCGGAAGCGGAGGCGCAGAAGATCCTGGAGGGGCTCGCCTCCCGCGGGCATCTCCTCGACCTGGAGCAGGACGGCGTCATGCTCTACCTTCTACCTCCCCCCATGGCAGGCTTTTTCGAGTTCTCCCTCATGCGGGTGCGGCGCAACATCGACCAGAAGAGGCTCTCCGAGCTCTTCTACCAGTACCTGAACGTGGAGGAGGATTTCATCAAGGCGCTATTCTGCGGCGGCGAGACGCAGATAGGCAGAGTCTTTGTCAATGAGGAGGCGCTTCCGGAGCGCCACTCCTCCCGCGTCCTCGACTACGAGCGCGCCAGCGAGGTCATCGGGAGCGCCAGCGCCATCGCCGTCGGCATGTGCTACTGCCGCCACAAGATGAGCCATGTGGGGAAGGGGTGCGACGCTCCCCTCGATATCTGCATGACGCTGAACGGTGCTGCGGAATCGCTGATACGGCACGGCTCGGCCCGCCAGGTCGATGCGGTGGAGGGGCTCGACCTCCTCCAGGACGCGCGGGACCGGAACCTGGTGCAGTGCGGGGACAACGTGCAGGACCGGGTGAACTTCATCTGCCACTGCTGCAGCTGCTGCTGCGAGGCGCTCCTCGCGGTGCGACGCCTCGCCATCCCCAGTGCGCTGTACAGCACAAACTTCCTGCCGGTCCTCTCCCCCGGGAATTGTACCGGCTGCGGCGCCTGCGTCTCCCTCTGCCCGGTGGCGGCTCTTTCCCCCGAGAGCGGGACCGAGGGGGGAAAGCCCCGCTGCGACGAGAAGGTCTGCCTCGGCTGCGGAGTGTGCGTCAGGAGCTGCCCCCGGGAGGGGCTCGCCCTGGAACCGAGGGCGCAGCGCGTCATCACGCCGGTGAATTCCGCGCACCGGGTCGTCCTCATGGCGATCGAGAGGGGGACGCTGCAGCACCTCATCTTCGATAACCAGGCGCATCTGAGCCACCGCGTCATGGCCGCCGTGCTGGGGGCGATACTGAAGCTTTCTCCGGTGAAGCAGGCGCTGGCGGCGAGGCAGCTGAAGTCGCGCTACCTGGCGCGCCTCCTCGCGAACGTGGAGGTCGCCACCTTCTCCGATTGA
- a CDS encoding SDR family NAD(P)-dependent oxidoreductase, producing MAGTVLITGGAGFIGSHLADELLRHGYRVRALDNLTPQVHGPAATRPRYLDDQVELVRGDVRDPETVQKALAGVEAVYHFAAMVGVGQSMYEIERYTSVNNLGTAVVLQAIAQSREVRKVIVASSMSIYGEGLYRDGEGRYHQGVHRPLEQLKRGEWELSAPGAGELVPIPTPETKAPSLASIYALSKFDQERMGLIVGNSYQIPVIALRFFNVYGTRQALSNPYTGVLAIFASRLLNGNSPRVFEDGLQKRDFVSVHDVALACRLALEIDQNESQVFNIGSGTSHSVLEVLERLARMLDCGTIAPEITNTYRAGDIRHCFADISAARRLLGYEPRVTFEEGVAELAQWLEGQIAVDRVTEAHAELSLRGLTV from the coding sequence ATGGCAGGCACTGTTCTGATCACAGGGGGGGCGGGATTCATCGGTTCGCATCTCGCGGACGAGCTCCTGCGGCACGGCTACAGGGTCCGGGCCCTCGACAACCTCACCCCGCAGGTGCACGGCCCGGCGGCGACGCGGCCGCGCTACCTCGACGATCAGGTTGAACTGGTGCGCGGCGACGTGCGCGACCCCGAGACGGTGCAAAAGGCGCTCGCCGGGGTCGAGGCGGTGTACCACTTCGCCGCGATGGTAGGGGTGGGCCAGAGCATGTACGAGATCGAGAGATACACCTCGGTCAACAACTTAGGCACCGCAGTCGTCCTGCAGGCGATAGCCCAGTCACGGGAGGTGCGCAAGGTCATCGTGGCCTCCAGCATGAGCATCTACGGCGAGGGGCTGTACCGGGACGGAGAGGGGCGCTACCACCAGGGGGTTCACCGTCCGCTGGAACAGCTGAAGCGCGGGGAGTGGGAGCTGTCGGCGCCGGGGGCGGGGGAACTCGTCCCGATCCCCACCCCGGAGACGAAGGCACCCTCCCTCGCCTCCATCTACGCCCTCTCCAAGTTCGACCAGGAGAGGATGGGGCTCATCGTCGGCAACTCCTACCAAATCCCCGTCATCGCGCTTCGCTTCTTCAACGTCTACGGCACCCGCCAGGCCCTCTCCAACCCGTACACCGGCGTTCTCGCCATCTTCGCCTCCCGCCTTTTGAACGGCAACAGCCCCCGCGTCTTCGAAGACGGCCTGCAGAAAAGGGACTTCGTGAGCGTCCACGACGTGGCACTCGCCTGCCGCCTTGCGCTGGAGATCGACCAGAACGAGTCGCAGGTCTTCAACATCGGCAGCGGCACGAGCCACAGCGTCCTTGAGGTGCTGGAGCGGCTCGCGCGGATGCTCGACTGCGGGACAATCGCCCCCGAAATCACCAACACCTACCGTGCGGGGGACATACGCCACTGCTTCGCGGACATAAGCGCTGCCCGCCGTCTCCTCGGGTACGAGCCGAGGGTGACCTTCGAGGAAGGGGTAGCCGAGCTCGCTCAGTGGCTGGAAGGGCAGATCGCGGTCGACCGGGTAACGGAGGCGCACGCCGAGCTGTCGCTGCGAGGACTGACCGTATGA
- a CDS encoding GDP-mannose 4,6-dehydratase has translation MKGTGKGGLPGHVGIVEWFRPGEHDRVERVVDYLQKLGIGRVRTGISWADWYTEGGVEWYDWLFPYLAGKVELLPCFLYTPPSLAVAPKTSAPPKKGKDYADFLDVCITRYGAHFEYVELWNEPNNLSEWDWTLDPHWSLFGEMIGGAAYWAKQRGKKTVLGGMSPIDGHWLCRMFELGVMQYIDVVGIHGFPDIFDYNWKGWPENITNVREVLEERGSRCEIWITEAGFSTWQHDEQKQLKVFLEFLEAKAERSYWYGVDDLDPGLAAVDRFHLDDREYFFGFRRADGTEKLLCRLLEEGGVPAVQQIAEINGYPAGGRAPDKGVLVTGGAGFIGTNLVQRLLDEGERVIIYDNISRPGVERNLSFLKERYGKDLEVRIADIRNARTLERAVAEARHVFHFAAQVAVTTSLEAPAQDFAINGVGTFTLLEAIRKASSPPSLLFTSTNKVYGALGDIPLERSHGRYHPVDPDLRENGLSEAFHLDFLSPYGCSKGSADQYVLDFARSFGIDATVFRMSCIYGPHQCGNEDQGWVAHFVLSLLCNATITLYGDGCQVRDLLFVEDLVDAFLRARSMMPALSGKPFNIGGGPERAVSLLELLELLRSLHGELPQIASGPWRTGDQRYYVSDTRRFTEATGWAPRYSVEQGVAKLYQWLRETLHLPARSGKSYIEQEYPTTGVTR, from the coding sequence ATGAAAGGGACCGGAAAAGGAGGGCTCCCCGGGCATGTGGGGATCGTCGAGTGGTTCCGTCCCGGCGAGCACGACCGGGTTGAGCGGGTGGTCGACTACCTGCAGAAACTGGGGATCGGGAGGGTGAGAACCGGGATCTCCTGGGCCGACTGGTACACCGAAGGGGGGGTGGAGTGGTACGACTGGCTCTTTCCGTACCTCGCCGGGAAGGTGGAGCTCCTTCCCTGCTTCCTGTACACCCCCCCCTCACTCGCCGTCGCGCCGAAGACCTCCGCCCCCCCGAAAAAGGGAAAGGACTACGCGGACTTCCTCGACGTCTGCATCACGCGCTACGGCGCGCACTTCGAGTATGTGGAGCTCTGGAACGAGCCGAACAACCTGAGCGAATGGGACTGGACGCTCGACCCGCACTGGTCGCTCTTCGGGGAGATGATCGGCGGAGCGGCCTACTGGGCGAAGCAGCGCGGCAAGAAGACGGTGCTCGGGGGAATGAGCCCGATCGACGGGCACTGGCTCTGCCGCATGTTCGAGCTCGGGGTGATGCAGTACATCGACGTCGTCGGCATACACGGCTTTCCCGATATCTTCGACTACAACTGGAAGGGGTGGCCGGAGAACATCACCAACGTGCGGGAGGTGCTGGAGGAAAGGGGGAGCCGTTGCGAGATCTGGATCACGGAAGCCGGATTCTCCACCTGGCAGCACGACGAGCAGAAGCAGCTGAAGGTTTTCCTGGAGTTTCTGGAGGCGAAGGCGGAGCGCTCCTACTGGTACGGGGTGGACGACCTCGACCCGGGGCTCGCCGCGGTGGACCGCTTTCACCTCGACGACCGGGAGTACTTCTTCGGATTCCGCAGGGCGGACGGCACGGAGAAGCTCCTCTGCCGACTCCTGGAGGAAGGGGGGGTGCCGGCGGTGCAGCAGATCGCGGAGATCAACGGCTACCCCGCAGGGGGGCGCGCCCCGGATAAGGGGGTGCTGGTCACCGGGGGAGCCGGCTTCATCGGCACGAACCTCGTGCAGCGCCTTCTGGACGAAGGGGAGCGGGTCATCATCTATGACAACATCTCCCGCCCCGGCGTCGAGCGCAATCTCTCCTTCCTGAAGGAGCGCTACGGGAAGGATCTGGAGGTCCGCATCGCGGATATCCGCAACGCCCGCACCCTGGAGAGGGCGGTGGCGGAGGCGAGGCACGTCTTCCACTTTGCTGCGCAGGTCGCCGTAACCACGAGCCTCGAGGCCCCGGCGCAGGACTTCGCCATCAACGGGGTGGGGACCTTCACACTGCTGGAGGCGATCAGGAAGGCATCCTCCCCCCCTTCCCTCCTTTTCACCTCCACGAACAAGGTATACGGAGCGCTGGGGGACATCCCGCTGGAGCGCTCCCACGGCCGGTACCACCCTGTCGACCCGGATCTCCGGGAAAACGGCTTGTCCGAGGCCTTTCACCTCGACTTCCTGAGCCCGTACGGCTGCTCCAAGGGGAGCGCCGACCAGTACGTCCTCGACTTCGCCCGCTCCTTCGGGATCGACGCCACGGTCTTCAGGATGAGCTGCATCTACGGCCCGCACCAGTGCGGCAATGAGGACCAGGGGTGGGTGGCGCACTTCGTCCTCAGCCTCCTTTGCAATGCCACCATTACCCTCTACGGCGACGGCTGCCAGGTACGGGATCTCCTTTTCGTGGAAGATCTCGTCGACGCCTTCCTGCGGGCGCGCTCCATGATGCCTGCTCTCTCCGGGAAGCCGTTCAACATCGGCGGCGGCCCCGAGCGCGCAGTAAGCCTCCTGGAGCTCCTGGAGCTTCTCCGCTCGCTGCACGGGGAGCTGCCGCAGATAGCCTCCGGCCCCTGGCGCACCGGCGACCAGCGCTATTACGTCTCGGATACCCGCCGCTTCACCGAGGCCACCGGCTGGGCCCCCCGCTATTCCGTGGAACAGGGGGTGGCGAAGCTCTATCAGTGGCTCAGGGAGACGCTGCACCTCCCGGCTCGCAGCGGGAAGTCGTACATCGAGCAGGAATACCCGACGACGGGGGTGACCAGATGA